One window of the Triticum dicoccoides isolate Atlit2015 ecotype Zavitan chromosome 3B, WEW_v2.0, whole genome shotgun sequence genome contains the following:
- the LOC119280769 gene encoding uncharacterized protein LOC119280769 isoform X1 codes for MGITAGTAHTSPAISDLSDPSGKHMNGADPISDDVDGADGSGDDEEEDRMECGKPAMEEEEVQRITGSTPISEIDAEAVMEADAQDTDVSEEPDPIPTNTTTKVSINNEVLDGADTDCVDDDEVDRGKSDAQLAKEKRVMSTEELKFESFRHGWETAFSRRSGHFLNKTTVSSMQFTHLAPGRIPLGAGIEPAVQIFSVKLTEVKGGFKFPLSVYGVVAARDGVDYNRNLVFFCDRRNSQKLTQNDPYLRLIGPSRAVFFEDYVNYEVQLMVKGSVKSRDRPLITDTYRQIRCRIGVSTICFQNCFCTLELRLERFLGSVQATIFGVRVVKDNGAWPFGYGVRVACSPASRELMEDSDGEIKYVAQPSSGEILLLDSKDGRRPADSDGYLYLSRQVVSVEPSGQLEVEIQAYAPPGVLPAKAQVCFEAQECNIDRGRCCLLGAEVEICVAWSRLASDMEMLAGVDRDFQRDEPEVAFTQVGLNGEPDTERIF; via the exons ATGGGGATAACCGCCGGAACTGCCCACACCTCCCCCGCGATCTCTGATCTGTCGGACCCCTCGGGGAAGCATATGAATGGTGCAGATCCAATTTCAGATGATGTTGATGGTGCTGATGGTTCTggtgacgacgaggaagaggataGGATGGAGTGTGGCAAGCcagccatggaggaggaggaggtccagAGGATCACCGGCTCCACGCCAATTTCGGAGATTGATGCTGAGGCAGTGATGGAGGCAGATGCCCAAGATACCGATGTATCAGAGGAACCTGATCCCATTCCCACCAACACAACGACAAAAGTGTCCATAAACAATGAAGTCCTTGATGGAGCTGACACTGATTGTGTTGACGATGATGAGGTAGACAGAGGCAAATCGGACGCACAATTAGCCAAGGAGAAGAGGGTGATGTCTACCGAGGAGCTCAAGTTTGAGTCCTTCCGCCATGGCTGGGAGACTGCGTTTAGCCGACGCAGCGGCCACTTCCTTAACAAGA CGACAGTGAGTTCCATGCAGTTTACACACTTGGCACCTGGGCGCATCCCATTAGGCGCTGGCATAGAACCTGCCGTGCAGATCTTCTCTGTCAAGCTTACAGAGGTGAAAGGCGGCTTCAAATTTCCATTGTCCGTGTATGGTGTGGTCGCTGCCCGTGATGGCGTGGACTACAACCGCAACCTTGTCTTCTTTTGCGATAGGAGGAACTCCCAAAAACTTACTCAAAAT GATCCTTATCTGCGCCTGATCGGCCCGTCTCGTGCTGTTTTCTTTGAGGACTATGTTAATTATGAGGTCCAGCTTATGGTGAAAGGCAGCGTCAAGTCTCGGGACAGGCCGTTGATCACAGATACATACCGCCAAATCCGATGCCGTATTGGTGTATCCACCATCTGCTTTCAGAACTGCTTCTGCACGTTAGAGTTACGCTTGGAGCGATTTCTAGGTTCGGTCCAGGCCACCATCTTTGGCGTACGCGTCGTCAAAGACAATGGGGCGTGGCCTTTTGGATATGGTGTTCGGGTTGCTTGCTCCCCAGCATCACGGGAACTTATGGAGGACAGTGATGGTGAAATCAAGTATGTTGCTCAGCCTTCGTCTGGGGAAATCTTGCTGCTTGATTCAAAAGATGGAAGAAGACCTGCGGATTCAGATGGATACCTTTATCTGTCAAGGCAAGTTGTTTCTGTAGAACCAAGCGGACAGCTGGAAGTTGAAATACAGGCCTATGCACCACCCGGCGTTCTCCCTGCAAAAGCTCAGGTCTGCTTCGAAGCCCAAGAATGCAACATAGATCGTGGTCGTTGTTGCCTCCTCGGTGCCGAGGTGGAGATCTGTGTTGCTTGGTCCCGTCTTGCTTCGGACATGGAGATGCTTGCGGGTGTTGACAGGGATTTTCAAAGGGACGAACCAGAGGTTGCGTTCACACAAGTGGGGCTGAATGGAGAGCCTGACACCGAACGAATCTTTTAA
- the LOC119280769 gene encoding uncharacterized protein LOC119280769 isoform X2: MGITAGTAHTSPAISDLSDPSGKHMNGADPISDDVDGADGSGDDEEEDRMECGKPAMEEEEVQRITGSTPISEIDAEAVMEADAQDTDVSEEPDPIPTNTTTKVSINNEVLDGADTDCVDDDEVDRGKSDAQLAKEKRVMSTEELKFESFRHGWETAFSRRSGHFLNKTTVSSMQFTHLAPGRIPLGAGIEPAVQIFSVKLTEDPYLRLIGPSRAVFFEDYVNYEVQLMVKGSVKSRDRPLITDTYRQIRCRIGVSTICFQNCFCTLELRLERFLGSVQATIFGVRVVKDNGAWPFGYGVRVACSPASRELMEDSDGEIKYVAQPSSGEILLLDSKDGRRPADSDGYLYLSRQVVSVEPSGQLEVEIQAYAPPGVLPAKAQVCFEAQECNIDRGRCCLLGAEVEICVAWSRLASDMEMLAGVDRDFQRDEPEVAFTQVGLNGEPDTERIF; the protein is encoded by the exons ATGGGGATAACCGCCGGAACTGCCCACACCTCCCCCGCGATCTCTGATCTGTCGGACCCCTCGGGGAAGCATATGAATGGTGCAGATCCAATTTCAGATGATGTTGATGGTGCTGATGGTTCTggtgacgacgaggaagaggataGGATGGAGTGTGGCAAGCcagccatggaggaggaggaggtccagAGGATCACCGGCTCCACGCCAATTTCGGAGATTGATGCTGAGGCAGTGATGGAGGCAGATGCCCAAGATACCGATGTATCAGAGGAACCTGATCCCATTCCCACCAACACAACGACAAAAGTGTCCATAAACAATGAAGTCCTTGATGGAGCTGACACTGATTGTGTTGACGATGATGAGGTAGACAGAGGCAAATCGGACGCACAATTAGCCAAGGAGAAGAGGGTGATGTCTACCGAGGAGCTCAAGTTTGAGTCCTTCCGCCATGGCTGGGAGACTGCGTTTAGCCGACGCAGCGGCCACTTCCTTAACAAGA CGACAGTGAGTTCCATGCAGTTTACACACTTGGCACCTGGGCGCATCCCATTAGGCGCTGGCATAGAACCTGCCGTGCAGATCTTCTCTGTCAAGCTTACAGAG GATCCTTATCTGCGCCTGATCGGCCCGTCTCGTGCTGTTTTCTTTGAGGACTATGTTAATTATGAGGTCCAGCTTATGGTGAAAGGCAGCGTCAAGTCTCGGGACAGGCCGTTGATCACAGATACATACCGCCAAATCCGATGCCGTATTGGTGTATCCACCATCTGCTTTCAGAACTGCTTCTGCACGTTAGAGTTACGCTTGGAGCGATTTCTAGGTTCGGTCCAGGCCACCATCTTTGGCGTACGCGTCGTCAAAGACAATGGGGCGTGGCCTTTTGGATATGGTGTTCGGGTTGCTTGCTCCCCAGCATCACGGGAACTTATGGAGGACAGTGATGGTGAAATCAAGTATGTTGCTCAGCCTTCGTCTGGGGAAATCTTGCTGCTTGATTCAAAAGATGGAAGAAGACCTGCGGATTCAGATGGATACCTTTATCTGTCAAGGCAAGTTGTTTCTGTAGAACCAAGCGGACAGCTGGAAGTTGAAATACAGGCCTATGCACCACCCGGCGTTCTCCCTGCAAAAGCTCAGGTCTGCTTCGAAGCCCAAGAATGCAACATAGATCGTGGTCGTTGTTGCCTCCTCGGTGCCGAGGTGGAGATCTGTGTTGCTTGGTCCCGTCTTGCTTCGGACATGGAGATGCTTGCGGGTGTTGACAGGGATTTTCAAAGGGACGAACCAGAGGTTGCGTTCACACAAGTGGGGCTGAATGGAGAGCCTGACACCGAACGAATCTTTTAA